A single region of the Aeromonas hydrophila subsp. hydrophila ATCC 7966 genome encodes:
- a CDS encoding 4Fe-4S dicluster domain-containing protein — MSCSRRHFMAGMSAGALIMMTGAARANPRSLATTLAHSQTIDGVRYGMIHDETACIGCTACMDACREVNQVPEGVSRLEIIRSGPIGTFPDAEYHFFRKSCQHCDNAPCVHVCPTGASHIRKEDGIVDVNPDLCVGCMYCLAACPYQVRFINPVTKVADKCDFCRKTNLAAGKEPACVESCPTKALVFGNLDDPDSPIAKRLVKETTYRYKQALGTSPKMYRVPKGEIKS; from the coding sequence ATGAGCTGCTCTCGCCGTCACTTCATGGCGGGGATGAGCGCGGGGGCCCTCATCATGATGACGGGGGCTGCTCGTGCCAACCCCCGCTCCCTTGCCACCACCCTCGCCCACAGCCAGACCATCGACGGGGTCCGCTACGGCATGATCCACGACGAGACGGCCTGCATCGGCTGTACCGCCTGCATGGATGCCTGCCGGGAGGTCAATCAGGTGCCAGAGGGGGTCTCGCGCCTCGAGATCATCCGCTCCGGCCCCATCGGCACCTTCCCAGATGCCGAGTACCACTTCTTTCGCAAGTCCTGCCAGCACTGCGACAACGCTCCCTGTGTACACGTCTGCCCGACCGGTGCCTCCCATATCCGCAAGGAGGATGGCATCGTCGACGTCAACCCGGATCTCTGCGTCGGCTGCATGTACTGTCTGGCCGCCTGCCCCTATCAGGTGCGCTTTATCAACCCTGTGACCAAGGTGGCGGACAAGTGCGACTTTTGCCGCAAGACCAACCTGGCGGCGGGCAAGGAGCCGGCGTGCGTGGAATCCTGCCCCACCAAGGCGCTGGTGTTCGGCAATCTGGATGACCCGGACAGCCCCATCGCCAAACGGCTGGTGAAGGAGACCACCTATCGCTACAAGCAGGCACTCGGCACCTCGCCCAAGATGTACCGCGTGCCCAAAGGGGAGATAAAGTCATGA
- the nrfA gene encoding ammonia-forming nitrite reductase cytochrome c552 subunit translates to MIVSSHNRQTRLGLAALLLTTCLGTSGWAQAADEAQPKGKIEARSELFAKDHADQFTSWKGTSESKERTDALAEDPQMVVLWAGYPFSKDYNKPRGHFYALTDVRETLRTGAPKTAEDGPLPMACWSCKGPDVARVIDEKGEDGYFKGMWAKGGPEIVNTIGCADCHDTASKEFKEGKPALHLSRPYADRAMTAIGKPFKEQGRFDQQSQVCGQCHVEYYFSGPTKAVKFPWDKGTTVEQMEQYYDEIGFADWTHALSKTPMLKAQHPEYETWRAGIHGQNNVACVDCHMPKVQNEQGKVYTDHKVGNPFDRFDQTCRNCHTQSKEMLQGVVKQRKDAVTEIKLKVEKQLVHAHFEAKAAWDAGATEAEMKDILQDIRHAQWRWDFSIASHGVQMHAPEVALRMLGTALDKAADARTKLARLLAAKGISHEIAIPDISSKEKAQAALGMDMKQFNSDKAQFLKTTVPAWDAEAKAAGRLAQ, encoded by the coding sequence ATGATCGTGAGTTCACACAACAGACAGACCAGGCTGGGCCTCGCCGCCCTGCTGCTTACCACCTGCCTTGGCACCAGCGGCTGGGCACAGGCGGCCGACGAGGCACAACCCAAGGGCAAGATCGAGGCGCGCAGCGAGCTGTTCGCCAAGGATCACGCCGATCAGTTCACCAGCTGGAAAGGCACCAGCGAGAGCAAGGAGCGCACCGACGCCCTGGCGGAAGATCCGCAGATGGTGGTGCTCTGGGCCGGCTACCCCTTCTCCAAGGATTACAACAAGCCGCGCGGCCACTTCTATGCGCTGACCGACGTGCGGGAAACCCTGCGCACCGGCGCCCCCAAAACCGCCGAAGACGGTCCGCTGCCCATGGCCTGCTGGAGCTGCAAAGGCCCGGACGTGGCCCGCGTCATCGACGAGAAGGGTGAGGATGGCTACTTCAAGGGGATGTGGGCAAAAGGCGGCCCCGAGATCGTCAACACCATCGGCTGCGCCGACTGCCACGACACCGCCTCGAAAGAGTTCAAGGAGGGCAAACCTGCCTTGCACCTCTCCCGTCCCTATGCCGACCGGGCCATGACCGCCATCGGCAAGCCGTTCAAGGAGCAGGGGCGCTTTGATCAGCAGTCCCAGGTGTGCGGTCAGTGCCACGTGGAGTACTACTTCAGCGGCCCGACCAAGGCGGTGAAATTCCCCTGGGACAAGGGCACCACAGTGGAGCAGATGGAGCAGTATTACGATGAAATCGGCTTTGCCGACTGGACTCATGCCCTCTCCAAGACCCCCATGCTCAAAGCCCAGCACCCCGAGTACGAGACCTGGCGCGCCGGCATTCACGGCCAGAACAACGTCGCCTGCGTCGACTGCCACATGCCCAAGGTGCAGAACGAGCAAGGCAAGGTCTACACCGATCACAAGGTAGGCAACCCCTTTGATCGCTTCGACCAGACCTGCCGCAACTGCCACACCCAGAGCAAGGAGATGCTGCAAGGGGTGGTCAAGCAGCGCAAGGATGCCGTCACCGAGATCAAGCTCAAAGTCGAGAAGCAGCTGGTGCACGCCCACTTTGAAGCCAAGGCCGCCTGGGATGCCGGCGCCACCGAAGCCGAGATGAAGGACATTCTGCAGGATATCCGTCACGCCCAATGGCGCTGGGACTTCTCCATCGCCTCCCACGGGGTGCAGATGCACGCCCCGGAAGTGGCGCTGCGCATGCTGGGGACCGCCCTGGACAAGGCCGCCGACGCCCGCACCAAGCTGGCACGCCTGCTGGCCGCCAAGGGGATCAGCCACGAGATCGCCATTCCTGACATCTCCAGCAAGGAGAAGGCCCAGGCCGCTCTTGGCATGGACATGAAGCAGTTCAACAGCGACAAGGCCCAGTTCCTCAAGACCACTGTCCCCGCCTGGGATGCCGAGGCCAAAGCGGCCGGACGGCTCGCACAATGA
- a CDS encoding NUDIX hydrolase, which translates to MIPIRCHAVSGVALSTVQGETRLLMMKRVKGGFWCHVAGTVEAGETGWQTIVREFREETGIVVHELYNGQYLEQFYEHATNTVCLVPVFVVYCPPTQAVTLNHEHTEYRWSTLAEAKALAGFPGQQALYDHLWHYFVENSPSALMRVAMTP; encoded by the coding sequence ATGATCCCCATTCGCTGTCACGCCGTCTCCGGCGTCGCGCTCTCCACCGTCCAGGGCGAGACCCGGTTGCTGATGATGAAACGGGTCAAGGGCGGCTTCTGGTGTCATGTGGCGGGCACGGTCGAGGCAGGGGAAACCGGTTGGCAAACCATAGTGCGCGAATTTCGCGAGGAGACCGGCATCGTCGTGCACGAACTCTACAACGGCCAGTATCTGGAGCAGTTTTACGAGCACGCCACCAACACCGTCTGTCTGGTGCCGGTGTTCGTGGTCTACTGCCCGCCAACGCAGGCGGTGACCCTCAACCACGAGCACACCGAGTACCGCTGGAGCACCCTGGCCGAGGCCAAGGCACTGGCGGGCTTCCCCGGCCAGCAGGCACTCTATGATCACCTCTGGCACTACTTTGTCGAAAACAGCCCCTCGGCGCTGATGCGGGTGGCCATGACACCATAG
- the pbpG gene encoding D-alanyl-D-alanine endopeptidase, whose amino-acid sequence MITRPFLTLLLGAFLVPVSMESAQANPFSAQSHSPNSFLEQRNDLALSSAAFVVANPRTGEVLSERNANRVMPIASITKLMTALVVLDANQRLSEMLTVTMADVDRLKGTGSRLAVGSRLSRADMLHIALMSSENRAASALARNYPGGQRAFIEAMNAKARMLGMWSTQFSDSTGLTPRNVSSAHDLAKLVAAASTYPLIRQYSSTEERMVRNGKRQLHYLNSNRLVREGSWPISLSKTGYIREAGRCLVMATQINREPVIMVLLNADTPNARVADAKRIKSWLETSGRMSLTAQSTPQTKLFSSQ is encoded by the coding sequence ATGATTACTCGCCCTTTTCTTACCCTGTTGCTCGGTGCCTTCCTTGTTCCCGTCAGCATGGAGAGCGCCCAGGCCAATCCGTTTTCAGCCCAGTCCCACTCCCCCAACAGCTTTCTGGAGCAGCGCAACGATCTGGCGCTGAGCTCAGCCGCCTTCGTGGTGGCCAACCCGCGTACCGGTGAAGTGCTGTCGGAGCGCAACGCCAACCGGGTCATGCCGATAGCCTCCATCACCAAGCTGATGACGGCACTGGTGGTGCTCGATGCCAATCAGCGGCTCTCCGAGATGCTGACCGTCACCATGGCCGACGTGGACAGACTCAAGGGCACCGGGTCGCGGCTGGCGGTGGGCTCACGTCTGAGCCGGGCCGACATGCTGCATATCGCCCTGATGTCGTCGGAAAACCGCGCCGCCTCGGCGCTGGCCAGAAACTACCCCGGTGGCCAGCGCGCCTTCATCGAGGCGATGAACGCCAAGGCCCGCATGCTCGGCATGTGGAGCACCCAGTTCTCCGACAGTACCGGGCTCACCCCTCGCAACGTCTCCAGCGCCCACGATCTCGCCAAGCTGGTGGCGGCGGCATCCACCTATCCGCTCATTCGCCAGTACTCCTCCACCGAGGAGCGCATGGTGCGCAACGGCAAGCGTCAGCTGCACTACCTCAACTCCAACCGGCTGGTGCGCGAAGGGAGCTGGCCCATCTCCCTTTCCAAGACCGGCTACATCCGCGAGGCGGGTCGCTGCCTGGTGATGGCCACCCAGATCAACCGCGAGCCGGTGATCATGGTGCTGCTCAATGCCGATACCCCCAATGCCCGGGTGGCCGATGCCAAGCGGATCAAATCCTGGCTGGAGACTTCCGGTCGCATGAGCCTGACCGCCCAGTCCACTCCCCAGACCAAGCTGTTCAGCAGCCAGTAA
- the nrfE gene encoding heme lyase NrfEFG subunit NrfE — protein sequence MLAELGYLSLLLATGLALLQGLLPWLGLRLASRPLLGCATPLALLVAILLLAALLLLASCFGLDDFTLVYVAQHANSALPLGFKLAAVWGGHEGSMLLFVFALGLWGALVALCSRRVDPLITTRVLAIMGLIVGLFGLYTLIFSSPFDRQFPGPLEGRDLNPMLQDIGLIIHPPLLYLGYVGFAVNFAFAMAALHSGRLDGAVAHWSRPWALGSWVFLTAGIMLGSWWAYYELGWGGWWFWDPVENASLLPWLLGTALLHALVVCEKRGAYGHAVLLLSIFTFSLSLLGTFVVRSGVLTSVHAFAVDPSRGLTLLLLLGLLLTCALTLFALRADIRAPYARFGFWSKEGLLGAAILLLSVACASVLLGTFYPMVFQSLHLGSLSVGAPYFNTIFVPLAICLMAMMTQLPRLRWQHLAAQHRIKVLLPCLFGLLGGTLLSLAYPEPLRGGWLGLAANVLSLWLMASLLLPLLQPTSLRELTLNRLGSLLAHLGVAVCALGIAQVSHHSQEGGAVLAADKPYRLGAFEFRYEGSEPIIGPNYTAERITLSVHQNGKEVARLTPERRHYSVRTMNMNEPGIAWGLFGDLYVVLGDKMGPGAYAMRLHYKPLVRWIWLGGLLMMAGGALRLLARRPLLASHPASATASCPRLEQESL from the coding sequence GTGCTGGCGGAGCTCGGCTATCTCTCACTGTTGCTGGCGACCGGGCTCGCCCTGCTGCAAGGGCTGCTGCCTTGGCTGGGGCTGCGGCTCGCCTCCCGCCCGCTGCTGGGCTGCGCAACACCGCTGGCCCTCTTGGTCGCGATCCTGCTGTTGGCCGCCCTGCTGCTGCTCGCCAGCTGTTTTGGCCTCGATGACTTCACCCTGGTCTATGTGGCCCAGCACGCTAACAGCGCCCTGCCGCTTGGCTTCAAGCTGGCGGCCGTGTGGGGCGGCCACGAGGGCTCCATGCTGCTCTTCGTCTTTGCGCTGGGGCTGTGGGGCGCCCTGGTGGCCCTTTGCTCCAGGCGTGTCGATCCGCTGATTACAACCCGGGTATTGGCCATCATGGGGCTGATCGTCGGGCTGTTCGGTCTCTACACCCTGATCTTCTCCAGCCCGTTTGACCGCCAGTTCCCGGGGCCGCTGGAGGGGCGCGATCTCAACCCCATGCTGCAGGATATCGGTCTCATCATCCACCCGCCCCTGCTCTATCTCGGCTATGTCGGCTTTGCGGTCAACTTCGCCTTCGCCATGGCGGCGCTGCACTCGGGCAGGCTCGATGGCGCCGTGGCCCACTGGAGCCGCCCCTGGGCGCTCGGCTCCTGGGTGTTTCTCACCGCCGGCATCATGCTGGGTTCCTGGTGGGCCTATTACGAGCTCGGCTGGGGCGGCTGGTGGTTCTGGGATCCGGTGGAAAACGCCTCTCTCTTACCCTGGCTGCTCGGCACCGCCCTGCTGCACGCCCTGGTGGTGTGCGAAAAGCGCGGCGCCTACGGCCACGCCGTGCTGCTGCTCTCCATCTTTACCTTCTCACTGAGCCTACTCGGCACCTTCGTGGTGCGCTCCGGGGTGCTTACCTCGGTGCACGCCTTTGCAGTCGACCCCAGCCGCGGCCTCACCCTCTTGTTGCTGCTCGGCTTGCTATTGACCTGCGCTCTCACCCTGTTTGCCCTGCGGGCGGACATTCGCGCCCCCTATGCCCGCTTTGGCTTCTGGTCAAAGGAGGGACTGCTCGGCGCCGCCATCTTACTGCTCAGCGTGGCCTGCGCCAGCGTGTTGCTCGGCACCTTCTATCCCATGGTGTTCCAGTCGCTTCATCTGGGTTCACTCTCGGTGGGCGCCCCCTATTTCAATACCATCTTCGTGCCGCTGGCCATCTGCCTGATGGCGATGATGACCCAGCTGCCGCGCCTGCGCTGGCAGCATCTGGCAGCCCAGCACCGCATCAAGGTGCTGCTCCCATGCCTGTTCGGTCTGCTGGGGGGCACCTTGCTAAGCCTCGCCTATCCCGAGCCGCTGCGGGGCGGCTGGTTGGGGCTCGCGGCCAACGTGCTGAGCCTCTGGCTGATGGCCAGCCTGCTGCTCCCGCTCTTGCAACCGACGTCGCTGCGCGAGCTCACCCTCAATCGGCTCGGCAGCTTGCTGGCCCACCTCGGGGTGGCGGTGTGCGCCCTCGGCATTGCACAGGTGAGTCACCACAGTCAGGAGGGGGGCGCCGTGCTCGCCGCCGACAAGCCCTATCGGCTCGGCGCCTTCGAGTTTCGCTATGAGGGGAGCGAGCCCATCATCGGCCCCAACTACACCGCCGAACGCATCACTCTCAGCGTGCATCAGAACGGTAAAGAGGTGGCGCGGCTGACGCCGGAGCGGCGTCACTACAGCGTGCGCACCATGAACATGAACGAGCCCGGCATCGCGTGGGGGCTGTTTGGCGATCTCTACGTGGTGCTCGGCGATAAGATGGGGCCCGGCGCCTATGCCATGCGGCTGCACTACAAGCCGCTGGTGCGCTGGATCTGGCTCGGCGGCCTGTTGATGATGGCGGGCGGCGCCCTGCGCCTGCTAGCCCGCCGGCCGCTGCTGGCTAGCCATCCTGCGTCAGCGACCGCCTCCTGCCCTCGGCTCGAACAGGAGTCCTTATGA
- the nrfD gene encoding cytochrome c nitrite reductase subunit NrfD — protein MTMQEAFHFPSLVWDWPIAIYLFLLGISAGATTLSVLLRRKGAGSESGIIKATAILAPVSVVLGLLILIFHLARPWTFWKLMFHYQFDSVMSMGVMLFQVYMAVLFAWLAVVFRTEIETLRRHLLQEKFAFVDDLIAWLARIERLLAPLLLLLAVLLGAYTGFLLSALKTYPLLNNPVLPVLFLISGVSSGIASTILLAVTLFKENHHSQGVSFVHRFERPVLAVEVLLLVCFFTGLYFGGGQKEAAMWAAIGSGFWAQVFWLGVVGIGMLLPQLLALLAPAPLRAKNGYLVLVCSLTLVGILLLRYFVLYAGQMTVV, from the coding sequence ATGACCATGCAAGAGGCATTTCACTTCCCTTCCCTCGTCTGGGACTGGCCGATCGCCATCTATCTCTTTCTGCTCGGCATCTCCGCCGGAGCCACCACCCTCTCGGTGCTGCTGCGCCGCAAGGGGGCCGGCAGCGAGAGCGGCATCATCAAGGCGACCGCCATTCTGGCGCCGGTGAGCGTGGTGCTGGGGTTACTGATCCTCATCTTCCACCTGGCCCGCCCCTGGACCTTCTGGAAGCTGATGTTCCACTACCAGTTCGACTCCGTGATGTCGATGGGGGTCATGCTGTTTCAGGTCTACATGGCGGTGCTGTTCGCCTGGCTGGCGGTGGTGTTTCGGACCGAGATCGAGACCTTGCGCCGTCACCTGCTGCAAGAGAAGTTCGCCTTTGTGGATGATCTCATCGCTTGGCTTGCCCGCATCGAGCGGCTGCTGGCGCCGCTCTTGCTGCTGCTCGCCGTGCTGTTGGGGGCCTACACCGGCTTTCTGCTGTCGGCGCTCAAGACCTATCCGCTGTTGAACAACCCGGTGCTGCCGGTGCTGTTCCTCATCTCCGGCGTCAGCTCCGGCATCGCCTCCACCATCTTGCTGGCGGTCACCTTGTTCAAGGAGAACCATCACAGCCAGGGAGTGAGCTTCGTGCACCGCTTCGAGCGGCCGGTGCTGGCGGTGGAGGTGTTGCTGCTGGTCTGCTTCTTTACCGGCCTCTACTTCGGTGGCGGCCAGAAGGAGGCAGCCATGTGGGCCGCCATCGGCAGCGGCTTCTGGGCTCAGGTGTTCTGGCTCGGGGTGGTGGGGATCGGCATGCTGCTGCCCCAGTTGCTGGCCTTGCTTGCTCCCGCGCCGCTGCGGGCCAAAAACGGCTATCTGGTGCTGGTCTGCAGCCTGACCCTGGTGGGGATCCTGCTGCTGCGCTACTTCGTGCTCTATGCCGGCCAGATGACAGTCGTATAA
- the amoH gene encoding amonabactin biosynthesis glycine adenylation protein AmoH — MTATIKHEAPLVQTRPAPREGAANLGARLAACLAATPLAPAIRMGGEGLSEGGSDEQWLSYGALNDRVAQIAARLQGLAVGERVGLYLSRSPDLVASLLACLRLGLTFVPLEPDFPVERLQGIARQARLSAVICDGDRPAPAFGCPLRTLDGPAAAGAGAVSWPQVDDALAAYMMFTSGSTGEPKGVVISRRALLCFLDGIRERLGLSPGCHWLFITTPAFDISLLEMLGPLWGGGRLTVAGGEHNKDPLGMLALLEADPSINWLQATPACWRMLLKAGWQGRNTLTALCGGEALDTGLAEQLCARTRRLWNCYGPTEATVWSLVSEVRWPPTDGQITISHSLPGYRHWVLDEAGQLVAEGECGELCIESPALCEGYWRKPALTSAAFLRLATHRLYRTGDRVRRLGADSFLYLGRRDDQVKLRGFRIELGEVEAGLRRQAGVQEAAVRLVGEGDDAMLVGYVEAKSGVTLNRLALRKGLQATLPHYMVPARLMLLDALPKTGSGKLDRKALPLNE; from the coding sequence ATGACGGCGACCATCAAGCATGAGGCTCCGCTCGTGCAAACCCGGCCTGCCCCCCGTGAGGGGGCGGCCAACCTGGGGGCGCGGCTGGCGGCATGTCTGGCCGCCACCCCGCTGGCCCCCGCCATCCGTATGGGCGGGGAGGGCCTCAGTGAGGGCGGATCAGATGAGCAGTGGCTTAGCTATGGCGCGCTCAATGATCGGGTGGCCCAGATTGCCGCCCGCCTGCAGGGGCTGGCGGTGGGGGAGCGGGTCGGCCTCTATCTCTCCCGCAGCCCCGATCTGGTGGCCAGCCTGCTTGCCTGCCTGCGCCTCGGCCTCACCTTCGTGCCCCTTGAGCCGGACTTTCCGGTGGAGCGGCTGCAGGGGATCGCCCGTCAGGCGCGCCTGTCGGCGGTGATCTGCGATGGCGACAGGCCGGCTCCCGCCTTCGGCTGTCCGCTGCGTACCCTCGATGGGCCGGCAGCGGCAGGGGCAGGGGCCGTCTCCTGGCCCCAGGTGGATGACGCCCTGGCTGCCTACATGATGTTTACCTCGGGCTCCACCGGCGAGCCCAAGGGGGTGGTCATCAGCCGGCGGGCCCTGCTCTGCTTCCTCGACGGGATCCGCGAGCGGCTCGGGCTCTCACCTGGCTGCCACTGGCTCTTCATCACCACCCCGGCCTTCGACATCTCCCTGCTGGAGATGCTGGGGCCGCTCTGGGGCGGTGGCCGGCTGACGGTGGCCGGCGGCGAGCATAACAAGGATCCGCTGGGGATGCTGGCGCTGCTCGAGGCTGACCCCTCCATCAACTGGCTGCAGGCCACCCCGGCCTGCTGGCGCATGCTGCTCAAGGCCGGCTGGCAGGGGCGCAATACCCTCACCGCCCTGTGCGGTGGCGAGGCACTGGACACGGGATTGGCCGAGCAGCTCTGTGCCCGCACCCGGCGGCTGTGGAACTGCTACGGGCCCACCGAGGCCACCGTCTGGTCGCTGGTGAGCGAGGTGCGCTGGCCACCGACTGATGGCCAGATCACCATCAGCCACAGCCTGCCCGGCTATCGGCACTGGGTGCTGGATGAGGCGGGGCAGCTGGTGGCAGAGGGGGAGTGCGGCGAGCTCTGCATCGAGAGCCCAGCCCTGTGCGAGGGGTACTGGCGCAAGCCTGCCTTGACCAGCGCCGCCTTCCTGCGCCTTGCCACCCATCGCCTCTATCGCACCGGCGATCGGGTGCGGCGGCTGGGGGCCGACAGCTTCCTCTATCTGGGGCGGCGCGACGATCAGGTCAAGCTGCGCGGTTTTCGCATCGAGCTCGGCGAGGTGGAGGCGGGGCTGCGCCGCCAGGCCGGGGTGCAGGAGGCGGCGGTGCGTCTGGTGGGCGAGGGGGATGACGCCATGCTGGTGGGCTACGTGGAGGCGAAAAGCGGGGTGACCCTCAATCGCCTCGCCCTGCGCAAGGGGCTGCAGGCGACGCTGCCGCACTACATGGTGCCGGCACGGCTCATGCTGCTGGATGCCCTGCCCAAGACCGGCAGCGGCAAGCTGGACAGAAAGGCGCTGCCGTTAAACGAGTAA
- a CDS encoding DsbE family thiol:disulfide interchange protein: protein MNARLRLFVPLVLTLGLGALLWLGLGNNPYSQDEAVAGRTLPAWQSDDLLGGAPIHTAALKGEPFVLNVWASWCPNCRAEHPLLGELASAVPLYGLNYRDKGDAARAWLTEAGNPYRAVLADPDGRLALELGVYGTPETYLFAGDGTLLTRHTGLLTREIWQRQFAPLLAKARSNIASQPEVEREVEREVKRQVQESKP from the coding sequence ATGAACGCCCGTCTGCGCCTGTTTGTGCCGCTCGTGCTCACTCTGGGGCTCGGAGCCCTGCTCTGGCTCGGCCTTGGCAACAACCCCTACAGCCAGGATGAGGCCGTCGCAGGGCGCACCCTGCCTGCCTGGCAGAGTGATGATCTGCTTGGTGGCGCCCCCATCCACACCGCGGCGCTCAAGGGGGAGCCCTTCGTGCTCAACGTCTGGGCCAGCTGGTGCCCCAACTGCCGCGCCGAGCATCCGCTGCTGGGTGAGCTGGCCAGCGCCGTGCCCCTCTACGGCCTCAACTACCGGGACAAGGGGGATGCCGCTCGCGCCTGGCTCACCGAGGCGGGCAACCCCTATCGCGCCGTGCTGGCCGACCCCGACGGTCGACTCGCACTGGAGCTCGGCGTCTACGGCACGCCAGAAACCTATCTCTTCGCCGGCGACGGTACCCTGCTGACCCGTCATACCGGCCTGCTCACCCGGGAGATCTGGCAACGCCAGTTTGCCCCCCTGCTTGCAAAGGCCCGCAGCAACATCGCTAGCCAGCCCGAAGTGGAAAGAGAAGTGGAGAGAGAAGTAAAGAGACAAGTGCAGGAGAGCAAGCCATGA
- the nrfB gene encoding cytochrome c nitrite reductase pentaheme subunit: MGDLTMDFLRLMLMAAMLLTSLQGQAADAANAPAALSATPVSATHEVEFLRNPDAACTDCHKEQAYGMHGKHGQATNPNNLAPVTCTNCHGQPSPKHREGVKDVMRFSDSFKDKQSTESYPIAEQNGVCMSCHEPKPLREALWAHDVHATKLTCTSCHQLHPAKEPMVAIPEKSRIKLCVDCHSKQHEAVKAAKANTTSGKEAQ; the protein is encoded by the coding sequence ATGGGTGATTTAACGATGGATTTCTTACGACTGATGCTGATGGCAGCCATGCTGCTGACCAGCCTGCAGGGTCAGGCCGCCGATGCGGCGAACGCCCCTGCGGCCCTCTCTGCCACACCTGTCTCTGCTACACATGAGGTGGAGTTTTTGCGCAATCCCGATGCCGCCTGTACCGACTGCCACAAGGAGCAGGCATACGGCATGCACGGCAAGCACGGCCAGGCGACCAACCCCAACAACCTGGCGCCGGTCACCTGCACCAACTGCCATGGTCAGCCCTCCCCCAAACACCGGGAAGGGGTCAAGGATGTGATGCGCTTTAGCGACAGCTTCAAGGACAAACAGAGCACCGAGAGCTACCCCATCGCCGAGCAGAACGGGGTCTGCATGAGCTGTCACGAGCCCAAACCGCTGCGCGAGGCGCTCTGGGCCCACGACGTGCACGCCACCAAGCTCACCTGCACCAGCTGCCACCAGCTGCACCCGGCCAAGGAGCCCATGGTGGCTATTCCGGAAAAGTCCCGCATCAAGCTCTGCGTCGACTGCCACAGCAAGCAGCATGAGGCCGTCAAGGCGGCCAAGGCGAACACCACCTCGGGCAAGGAGGCACAATGA
- the nrfF gene encoding heme lyase NrfEFG subunit NrfF has translation MSRLGHAHIAPLLLALSLGALASGVDTYEFRHPERQTRAQELARALRCPQCQNQNLVESNSPIARDLRLEVYRWVDEGQSDEQVIARMTERFGDFVRYDPPFKLSTALLWGGPALLLLLALNRLRRSLHRRQPARVPLIGDRAEGALTHDPRAELNRLIMAKQQAGLASTSRLYRELELARLANATPTAEQVLRERLAKDRAARPLPWLRSWILLGALLLALMAGIYAGTGRYQAWQAYQSRPDPLAGLSPRDLQDKELGALHQRLQTNPADLDGWAALGQLYLYRDEYANALLAYQRLALQEGGASAATQAAQATVLYYQAGQQLTPEALRLLDSALKQDKGEVSALMLLASDHFLHGRYSQAIALWQQLLDEERPRINRAALIEAIQTARMMGG, from the coding sequence ATGAGCCGTCTCGGCCACGCCCATATAGCGCCGCTCTTGCTGGCCTTGAGCCTCGGGGCCCTTGCCAGCGGGGTCGACACCTATGAGTTTCGTCACCCCGAGCGGCAGACCCGCGCTCAGGAATTGGCCCGCGCCCTGCGCTGCCCCCAGTGCCAGAACCAGAACCTGGTGGAATCCAACTCCCCCATCGCCCGGGATCTGCGGCTCGAGGTCTACCGCTGGGTGGACGAGGGGCAGTCTGATGAGCAGGTGATCGCCCGCATGACGGAGCGCTTCGGCGATTTCGTGCGCTACGATCCCCCCTTCAAGCTCAGCACGGCGCTGCTGTGGGGCGGTCCCGCCCTCTTGCTGCTGCTGGCACTCAATCGTCTGCGCAGGAGCCTGCATCGCCGGCAACCGGCGCGGGTGCCGCTTATCGGCGACAGAGCCGAGGGGGCGCTCACCCACGACCCCAGGGCCGAGCTGAACCGGCTGATTATGGCCAAGCAGCAGGCGGGGCTTGCCTCCACTAGCCGCCTCTATCGGGAACTGGAGCTGGCCCGCCTCGCCAACGCCACCCCAACCGCCGAACAGGTCCTGCGCGAGCGGCTGGCCAAGGACCGCGCCGCCCGTCCGCTGCCCTGGCTGCGCTCATGGATACTGCTTGGGGCCCTGCTGCTGGCGCTGATGGCCGGTATTTATGCCGGCACCGGCCGCTATCAGGCGTGGCAGGCTTATCAGTCGCGTCCCGATCCGCTGGCGGGATTGAGCCCGCGGGATCTGCAGGACAAGGAGCTGGGCGCTCTGCACCAGCGCCTGCAAACCAACCCTGCCGATCTCGACGGCTGGGCGGCGCTCGGTCAGCTCTATCTCTATCGGGACGAGTACGCCAACGCCCTGCTCGCCTACCAGCGCCTCGCCCTGCAAGAAGGGGGCGCCAGCGCGGCGACCCAGGCCGCCCAAGCCACCGTGCTCTACTATCAGGCGGGCCAGCAGCTCACCCCGGAGGCGCTGCGCCTGCTCGATAGCGCGCTCAAGCAGGACAAGGGTGAGGTGAGCGCTCTGATGCTGCTTGCCTCCGATCACTTCCTGCACGGCCGCTACTCCCAGGCCATCGCCCTCTGGCAGCAGTTGCTGGACGAGGAGCGCCCCCGCATCAATCGGGCCGCGCTGATCGAGGCGATCCAGACTGCCCGCATGATGGGAGGCTGA